The DNA region CGGGGGCAGGCCGCAAACAGACCAGTCTAAGTGGGCCCCAGGCCGTTGGCAAACCCGTAGAGGCGGGCGACTTGAACGAGATTACCGCGGAAAACGACCCCACGCGCTGCTGGTACCTAACGGGCGCCACTGCCGTAGGCAAAACAGCGGTAGCGCTCGAGCTAGCCAGCCGCCTGGGCGCCGAAGTGCTTTCGCTCGACTCGATGGCCGTGTACCGAGGGATGGATATTGGCACAGCCAAGCCGAGCCCCGAACAGCAGCGGCAGGTCCCCCACCACCTGATCGACGTGGTCGATCCGTCCGACGACTTTAGCGTCGCACAGTACCGTTCCCTGGCGTTGGCTAAGATCGTCGAGGTCCGCGGGCGCGGCAAAGAGGTGCTGTTCGTTGGCGGAACCCCGCTCTACTTGAAGATCATGCTGCGGGGGATGTTCGACGGCCCGGCGGCCGACCCGGCGCTCCGGGCCGAGATCGAGGCCCAACTGGAGCAGATAGGCACTCCGGCCGCGCACGCCCGGCTGGCCGCGATCGACCCTGTGGCGGCCTCGGCAATCCACCCTAACGACGCCCGACGGATCATCCGCGCCCTGGAGGTGTTCCACGCAACGGGGCAGCCGATTAGCCACCAGCAGTTCGAGTTCGAGGAGGGCGCCCCCGCCGAGCAGCGGCGGGTGTTCGTGCTGCGGCGGGAACGTGCAGACCAACACCGTAGGATCGAAGAACGCGTCGAAGCGATGCTTGCCGCTGGGCTGGTCGAAGAGGCCCGCGGGCTAACAAGCAAGGGCCGCACGCTTGGCCCCACCGCCAGCCAGGCGGTCGGCTACAGAGAGGCGTTCGATTTTATCGCGGGCGCGATCAGCGAGGCAGAGATGACCGCCCGCATCCAGGCCCGCACACGGCGGTTTGCAAAGCGGCAGGGGACGTGGTTTAGGGGCCTAAGTGAGTGCCGGTTTGTCGATGTGGGCGAGACGGATGCGAAGCAGCAGGCAGAACGGATCATGGTGGATGGCGCCTAATCTACTATCAGCCGCTGAAGGCAGAGCCAATCGCCACAGCAACTCCTACTAGAACTAGCGATAGAAGAATCGCTAACAACGCCCAGATGATCTTCGAGGTCTTGTACTTGATATGCGGAGTGGCGGACCGTGCGTGCTGGTACTCTTCGGAAAAAACGAACTTGCCCTTCGCGCTCCCGAGCAGCCAAAGGATGTAGATGTTGATAAGCATTCCAACAGGATTGAATCGGTACAGCGTGACCGCAAGCAGCAGATTGAGCGACGCGAACAGAATCGTGCCAAGCCGGGACCAGGCCTTCAATCGACGAAGTCCCCAACCCAGCGTTCCCGTCACAACAGCAAGCACCGAAAGAATTGTAAAAAGGGTTGCCGCCCCAGTTGCGTTGATCGTTTCCCCTTGTGCAATCGCGAGAACCATTCCGGCGGTCGCGACTAGGAAGAACGCACACGCGATGTAGTAGAGCAGGCCAATTGCGCGAACCGACGCTTCATGAGAGAGGTACCTGCGACGGATGACCTCTTCATCCCCTGAAGAAAAATCGGGGCGAATCGGACCCTCGTCCGCCAATGGCGACGCGTAGGGGTTCTCGTGCTGCGTCGATGAAAAGGGGTTGCTCATGGCGTCGCAAGAGTCTTGGAGATCACCGAGACCTCACGATGCTACTCAATCCTCGCCGCCGGGACCAGCGATTCTCCATAGCTCCTGCGGCTCTTTACTTCTGCGAGAGAGCACACATGAAGCGATCCGCTCACGCCGAGCGGCGGACCGAGAACCGGGCCATCGCCCGCAGCGAATCGACGGCCGGCGAGGGCGGCAGCCCTTCGAGCTCTGCGGCGGCGAGGTCGGCGTATCGCTCGGCTTGCTGCTGGGCGTAGCCAAACGCGCCGACCGACTCTAGGTGCTCAACCACCCTGCGGCGGCTCGCATTGTCGCCCTTCTCCAAGAGACCCAGCAGCGACTGCCGCGGACCGTTCACTAGGCTGTCGCGGGCGTGAATCACCGGCAGCGTGAGCTTGCGTTTGGCCAAATCAGCCCCAACCGTCTTTCCGGCGCCCGCTTCGGTGGCTACGAGATCAAGCAGGTCGTCGGCGATCTGGAACGCCACGCCCAGCGCCATTCCGAACCGGGAAAGCCTGCCGACGGTCGCTTCTTCGGCGCCCGACCACCGCGCGCCCAGCTCGCAGCAGCATGCGCACAACGCGGCGGTCTTCGCTTCAATAATCGCAAAGTAGTCGGCCTCGGAGAGAGCGGTGTCCCCCCCGCTTAGCGTCTGACGCAGTTCCCCCTCACACACCGTGTTTGTCGCCTTTCCGATCGCGCGACACAGGCCGGCGTCGCCTAGGGTGCTCGCGAGGGTAAATGCGTGCGAGAACAAGAAGTCGCCCAGAAGGACGCTGGTCTCGTTCCCCCAGCGGGCGTTGACCGTGTCCTCGTGCCGGCGGAGCGACGCCTCGTCGAGCACATCATCGTGCACCAACGTGGCGGTGTGGATCATCTCCATGACGGTCGCCAGCGTCACGTGCCCCTCGGTCACGCCGCCGGTGGCCTCGCCGGCCAACAGCACAAGGGCGGGCCGCAAGCGTTTGCCCCCAAGCCGAACCCCGTGCTGCAGCACGCGATCGATCATCGGATGCTGGCTAGAGAGCTCGACCCGGAGCCGGTCGTCAACGCGGTCGAGGTGCGGCTGCACATCAGCCAGAAGCGTACGGACCCGGTCACGGGCGTCTGCGAGCGTGGTGGGGGCGAGGCTCATAGGGCTGCGGCGTACCGCGTAAACGAGGGTCGAAAGGGCAACTGAGAATCAATTCGCGGGGGCGGGCCGGCGCCATTCACCCGAGACGCCCCCCGATTTCTCTTCGAGGTTGAGTCGCTCGATTGTCATGCCACGATCGACTCCCTTGAGCATATCGTAAACGGTGAGCGCGGCGACGCTTACCGCAGTAAGCGCTTCCATCTCGACGCCGGTCTTGCTTTCTATCAATGCCACGGAGCGGATCTGTAGCAGGTCGGGAGGCATGAACTCGAAGGATACCTCCACCGACTCTAAGGCCAACGGGTGGCACAGAGGGATGAGGTCGGCCGTTTTCTTGGCCGCCATGATGCCGGCCAATCGGGCTATCTCCAAGACGTCTCCCTTGGACGACTCCCGATCGCGGATCGTTTGGAGGGATTCCGGCAACATCCGCACCAGTCCAGACGCGACCGCCCGCCGACGGGAAACCGGCTTGGCGCCGACATCCACCATCCGCGCGTCGCCGCTGGGTCCGAAATGCGAAAGCTGCTGCCTCACCAAGCGTCTCCGTTTACTAACCCCTGGAATTGTAAGGCCTTGCGGCAGAAAACGGAAACCGCCGAGAAGTGGCGAGGAAAAGCGGGAATATTGGGGTAGCAGCCCCCTGCGGCGAGTGATTTTGCCCACCCGCCGCCCCCTTGCCGCCAGCCGCGTCGGAAACGTCCTGTTGGCGGTTCCCCGTCTCTTCTAGTACCGCTGGAACCACGGAGTCTTAACGGGGCGTCCAAAAACGCCAAAGGCCCCGTCGCTCTGGGAGCGGCGGGGCCTTCGGAAACGGAGCATCGTATGTCATCCGTCGGATCGGGTAGCGGAACCGCTGCCGACGGTCATTCTCGTGCTAGACGAGCTCCTTCTTGGCGCCGATCAGCGTCCGCAGCCGTTCTGCGAGCAGTGCGGCGTCGAAGGGCTTCTTGAAGGTCTCGTTGATGCTGGAGCGGTCGAAGCTCATGCTCGACCCGTCGTCCGGCAGCAACGCGATCAAGATCGTCTCGGTGAAATCGACGTTGCGACGCAGGTTCTGGCAGATCTGCAGCGCCTCGACGTGGCCGATCGAGAAGTCAACAATAATGCAGTCGGGGTGGAAGCTCTCGGACTGGATGCCAGCCTCGAAGCCGCTGGCGGCGGTCGACGTGCGGAACGAGCGTTCCACCGGCAGCTCGCGTTTCAGGTTCTCGATGAGCACCTGATCCTGCGCGACGATGAGCACCTTGGCCATCGCCTCATCTTCTAGGTCGCCCAGCGGCATCCCGTGCTCCTTCAGGAACCGGATCAGGTATTCGCGAGGAATACGCCGGTCCTGTGAACCTGGGATGCGGTAGCCCTTGAGGCGGCCGGAGTCAAACCACTTGCTCACGGTACGTGGCGCCACTTTACAGATCTTGGCGACCTGACCCGTAGTAAAGACCTTCATCGGGATCTCCATTCTATCTTGCTGATTGTCCGCTAATCCCGCCAATCAGTCGAACGGCGGGTTGTTTGCCCCATGCGCACCGAGGAGGCGGTTTGCATCTGGGTCGGGGCGATGCTCCGAAAAAAACTCTCGATCCGGTTTGGGTCAGGTCCTGCTGATCCGCTCCTTCGCTCTAGTCGAATCGGCCGGTAGCGCACGCCGGGATCGGTCTATTCCGCATCCCACAGCGCGAGTCTCGGTCCCCAGCTCTACCCAACCGTTACGTCCGCTACATTCGCACCTGGCGGCTCCCAATCGGGGGAGGGCGCCGGCGCAACACACGGAAACTACGGCTGGGCCAAGGGGAGCGAGGCTCGCACGCCGGAAACCCTGCGCTATCGCGCAGCATCTCCGGAGCTAGCACGCCCGTCCTCAGCGGATGGATCTACAGCAGAGAGCGCTAAACTGCGGTCCGCGCATGCCTGGCGGCAACGCGTGCGCAATCGTCAAACCGCCGGACGGCGGCATAGGCAGGCTCCCCCCTGCAGACGGTTTCGTGCGAATCTAGGCGTAGGATGCGTGGTGCAACCGGCCAAAACGCGCGACCATCCGATACCTAACTTCGTGAAAAAGCGTCGCAGTTCTTTAGCCACGGTTGGTCGCGAAGCACGCAAGCTGAAGAAAAGTGGCCGCAAGCACCTTCGCCGCGGCGCCGCTCATGCAGCAAGGCGTCGCTCGTCGGCACGCGACGGCCGCACATTTCCCTGGTCGTCCACGTCTTCGAAACGCACCGACACCAGTTTCGAAACGCCCGACTGCTGCATCGTCACCCCGTAGAGCGTGTCGGCCACCGTCATTGTCTTCTTCGAGTGGGTGATCACAATAAACTGGGTCCCGGACCGGAACTCTTCGAGGGCGCGCGTCAGGCGCTGAATATTCGCCTCATCGAGCGCCGCATCGACCTCGTCGAGCACGCAGAAAGGACTTGGACGCAACCGAAACAGCGCCAGCAAGAGCGCGAGACAGGTGAGCGTCTTCTCGCCGCCAGACAGCAGACTCAGGCTCCGAAGCTCCTTCCCTGGGGGGCACGCGACGATGTCGACCCCGGGCTCTGCGTTCTTGTCGCTCGACGGATCATCGCCCTCCTCGATCAGCACAATGTCCGCCTCGCCCCCTCCAAAGAGCTTGCGGAAGACGTCGCGGAACTCGCCGCGAGCCGCCTCTACGGTTGCCAGGAAGAGCTGTTGGCTGTCGCGACCGATCTTGCTGCTCACGTTTCGTAGCGACGTGCGCGCCGCGGAAAGGTCGGCGTACTGAGCGGAGAGCCTAGCAAAACGCGACTCTAGCTCATCGAGTTCGTTCAGAGATTCTACGTTAACCATCCCCAACGCCTGGAGTTGCTGCCGAAGGCCCGCCATCTCCTGCTCTAGGGAATCACGATCGATCGGCGGGCCGCTAGCAACCGGCGTCTCCCGGGCAAGCCTTGGCAAGTCGATCTCGTAGTCGTCTCGCATCCGCTTGACCAAGGCCGAGCGTTCTTCTTGGAGTCGCGCAAGCTGGATGTCGCTCCGTGACCTGCGAGCACGGGCCTGCTCAAGATGTTTGCGGATCGTCTCGACCTGCTCATTCATCTTGCGGCGCCGGTCCTGAGCTTCGAGCCGCGTAGCGACCAATCTCTTACGCAGTCTGCCGCGTTGGTCTCGCTGTTGTGTAAGCGTCGCAATCCGGGCGCCGACCGCCAGTGCCTGCAATTCCGTACGCTCTAGCTCTGATTTGGTTCGCTCCAACGCAGCGCCCAGCGTGTTGGAACTACGGGTGCGGTTCGCGGCGTCGTCTCGCGCCCGAGAAGCGACGCCTCGCAATGCGGCCACCGCTTGCAGAGCCGCTGCGAGCCGCTGCCGCGAATGCTCAGCCAGGGTGACGGCGGCGGAAACGCGCAACTGAAGCCGAGACTCGGCAGAGTCCGCCTCGGCCACAAGCCCCTCGGCAACGCCGATTTGTTCGACAAGTTCCTCCAGGCGCCGCTGACGTTCGGCCACCTGTGCTAGCTGCGTACGCTGCTCATTTTCGAGTTGCGCGAGCGCCGCCTCGACGGATTCTCGACGCCGGGCAAGCCCTTCGATCTTGGGGCGATGACTGGCAACGAGTTGCTCTAGCTCTCGAACCCGCCGCACGATGCGTTCGGAGTTCGCCGCCGACTCAACGGCGGCTCTCCGGAGCGCGGTGAGGCGATTCGTCAAGCTGTTCGCCGCGGACTTCGCCGCCGTGACTGCTTCCTCTTCCACCACTGCCAGCGCCTTTAGGCGCTCGACAGTCTGCTCCGGTCCTCCATCTGCCGGAACGGCAGGAGGTGGACCGAGGGTCAAGCTGCCGTCGCTATCGAGGACCTCGGATCGGTGCGTAACAAACACGGCGCCTCGGCCTGCAATCGGCGCCAGCCGCTCGGCGGTCTGCAACGTATCGACATACCACACGTGACCAAGCAGTCGACCGACAAGCCCGGAAAGGCTTGGGTCCGCCGCAGCGAAGCCATCAGCGCGGCCCATTACGCCCGGCTCGTCGGAAAGGTCGATCGTGGCTGACCCCGAGCCGGGCCCGTCTGCCCAGATCAGCGTCGCACGCAGTGCGATTGGACCCAGCGCCGGCAACTGCCGCGGGCTGCCGGGATCCGCCGTCGCTACCCAGTACCTGCTCCGGGGCCCCAATGCTGCATTGAGCATGTCGGCGAGATCAACGTCGGCGACAATTAGCTCGCCCACCGTGCCCAGAACCTCGAACGTCGGCGATGACTGTTCCCCACAATTCTGCAGCGCGGACAACACTGCGGCACGTTCGCTTTCCTCACGGCTGGCCGCCTCGGCTTGGAGTTCCAGCGACCACAATCGCTTGTTTGCTTGCTCTACCAACCCCTGAGTTTCGGAAAGCTGTCGCTCGACGTTCGCGACCGCTTGGGCGTCGGCGCCGGCGACTTGTTCTTCGGTCGCCCGCTGCGCTTGCAGCTCTTGGAGCTCTTGCTCGGCGTGCAGCAGTTCGGCGGACCACCGTTGAAAGTCGGACTCAACGCTGCGAATCGCCAACGAACGCTGTTGCGCTACTTCGGCGTTCTTTGCGGCCTGCAGACGCAAGACTTCGATCTGGTGATCACACTCACGCCGCGACGCGTGCAGGGAGTCGACGTTCTCCTGTAGACGGGTGCGATCTGCGGAAACGTCGGCAAGCTGACGCCGCAACGACGCGAGGCTCGCTTCGGAAGTGTGGGCGACACTTTCCAGCGCCGGCAGTGCGGATTCGCACGCTTCGAGCTGCCCGATCGCATCCCGCGTCGCTTCGTCCAAGGCGGCCGGCGCCTGGCGATGCTCGACGAGTGCGGCGCGTTGAGCGTGCAGCTCGAGCTGCAGCTCACTGAGCCGCACCGTCGCAGCGGCGTGGAGGCCCAGCTCACGGGCCAACCGCTCTGCGACTTCCTGTTGCCCCTCGGCCGCGGCCTGCTCATCGCGATCGACGACCGAGAGCGCCCGGTCGATCTCCGCAAGCGTCTGCTCGGCATGGCTCAGCCGGTTCGAGGCGGCCTGCTCGTCAGTCTGCCCGTCGCCCGAATGCCGCTGGATCTCCGCCAGCCGGTCGGTCGCGGCGCGCCAATCGGCCACGGCGATCTCGCACCGCACCCGCTTTAGCCGGTCGGCGTGATCGCGG from Pirellulimonas nuda includes:
- the miaA gene encoding tRNA (adenosine(37)-N6)-dimethylallyltransferase MiaA, with the protein product MNEITAENDPTRCWYLTGATAVGKTAVALELASRLGAEVLSLDSMAVYRGMDIGTAKPSPEQQRQVPHHLIDVVDPSDDFSVAQYRSLALAKIVEVRGRGKEVLFVGGTPLYLKIMLRGMFDGPAADPALRAEIEAQLEQIGTPAAHARLAAIDPVAASAIHPNDARRIIRALEVFHATGQPISHQQFEFEEGAPAEQRRVFVLRRERADQHRRIEERVEAMLAAGLVEEARGLTSKGRTLGPTASQAVGYREAFDFIAGAISEAEMTARIQARTRRFAKRQGTWFRGLSECRFVDVGETDAKQQAERIMVDGA
- a CDS encoding polyprenyl synthetase family protein yields the protein MSLAPTTLADARDRVRTLLADVQPHLDRVDDRLRVELSSQHPMIDRVLQHGVRLGGKRLRPALVLLAGEATGGVTEGHVTLATVMEMIHTATLVHDDVLDEASLRRHEDTVNARWGNETSVLLGDFLFSHAFTLASTLGDAGLCRAIGKATNTVCEGELRQTLSGGDTALSEADYFAIIEAKTAALCACCCELGARWSGAEEATVGRLSRFGMALGVAFQIADDLLDLVATEAGAGKTVGADLAKRKLTLPVIHARDSLVNGPRQSLLGLLEKGDNASRRRVVEHLESVGAFGYAQQQAERYADLAAAELEGLPPSPAVDSLRAMARFSVRRSA
- the moaC gene encoding cyclic pyranopterin monophosphate synthase MoaC, translating into MRQQLSHFGPSGDARMVDVGAKPVSRRRAVASGLVRMLPESLQTIRDRESSKGDVLEIARLAGIMAAKKTADLIPLCHPLALESVEVSFEFMPPDLLQIRSVALIESKTGVEMEALTAVSVAALTVYDMLKGVDRGMTIERLNLEEKSGGVSGEWRRPAPAN
- a CDS encoding helix-turn-helix domain-containing protein, whose protein sequence is MKVFTTGQVAKICKVAPRTVSKWFDSGRLKGYRIPGSQDRRIPREYLIRFLKEHGMPLGDLEDEAMAKVLIVAQDQVLIENLKRELPVERSFRTSTAASGFEAGIQSESFHPDCIIVDFSIGHVEALQICQNLRRNVDFTETILIALLPDDGSSMSFDRSSINETFKKPFDAALLAERLRTLIGAKKELV
- the smc gene encoding chromosome segregation protein SMC, with the translated sequence MLKALELSGFKSFAEKSRFEFPPGVTMVVGPNGSGKSNVVDAIRWVLGSQSAKALRGDGMTDVIFNGASGHRPLGSAEVTLTLDNRGRIFDLDADEVRVSRRVYRSGEGEYLINGQASRLRTIREMLSGAGVGNESYSIIEQGRVDALLQASPAERRALFEEAAGVSRLRGKRHEAARRLERVEQNLLRLSDIVDEVEGRLRRVRMQAGKARRYRDHADRLKRVRCEIAVADWRAATDRLAEIQRHSGDGQTDEQAASNRLSHAEQTLAEIDRALSVVDRDEQAAAEGQQEVAERLARELGLHAAATVRLSELQLELHAQRAALVEHRQAPAALDEATRDAIGQLEACESALPALESVAHTSEASLASLRRQLADVSADRTRLQENVDSLHASRRECDHQIEVLRLQAAKNAEVAQQRSLAIRSVESDFQRWSAELLHAEQELQELQAQRATEEQVAGADAQAVANVERQLSETQGLVEQANKRLWSLELQAEAASREESERAAVLSALQNCGEQSSPTFEVLGTVGELIVADVDLADMLNAALGPRSRYWVATADPGSPRQLPALGPIALRATLIWADGPGSGSATIDLSDEPGVMGRADGFAAADPSLSGLVGRLLGHVWYVDTLQTAERLAPIAGRGAVFVTHRSEVLDSDGSLTLGPPPAVPADGGPEQTVERLKALAVVEEEAVTAAKSAANSLTNRLTALRRAAVESAANSERIVRRVRELEQLVASHRPKIEGLARRRESVEAALAQLENEQRTQLAQVAERQRRLEELVEQIGVAEGLVAEADSAESRLQLRVSAAVTLAEHSRQRLAAALQAVAALRGVASRARDDAANRTRSSNTLGAALERTKSELERTELQALAVGARIATLTQQRDQRGRLRKRLVATRLEAQDRRRKMNEQVETIRKHLEQARARRSRSDIQLARLQEERSALVKRMRDDYEIDLPRLARETPVASGPPIDRDSLEQEMAGLRQQLQALGMVNVESLNELDELESRFARLSAQYADLSAARTSLRNVSSKIGRDSQQLFLATVEAARGEFRDVFRKLFGGGEADIVLIEEGDDPSSDKNAEPGVDIVACPPGKELRSLSLLSGGEKTLTCLALLLALFRLRPSPFCVLDEVDAALDEANIQRLTRALEEFRSGTQFIVITHSKKTMTVADTLYGVTMQQSGVSKLVSVRFEDVDDQGNVRPSRADERRLAA